In a genomic window of Candidatus Bathyarchaeota archaeon:
- a CDS encoding MFS transporter codes for MTNRFKKNPFGMQISPRKLLIVVSLVSGTLSWFFLVQWYFDQIFLSYSADNSWIYFGLLLFYGVGALSAIIGSSLSEIINRRKILASWIILGVAVTASLFLFEGDAFIVILSVLLGISFGFGFPSCAAFLADSTVPEERAKVSGIAILLTFLLIFLAFIVIPLLNFGLVEMVLFFACFRAISLIGLVLDKCERKPGKTGSWISILSYKDFASYVIPWILFNAAAGLLGWTNIPKTPDFETVTSLGIPLAYGSIAIFGLLGGIVADRYGRKQPIIVLLVMFGVSFGLLSFFLTPLTLFIHYITYGVAWGFLLTLYLAVPGDLAYAGSKEKFYAIGIMMPLLVYMVLSTAPQFLLISVSISFLAPILSILLFASVIPVFRAAETLPENVIRKRKLDQHFKKLNKLIEKEESK; via the coding sequence ATGACCAATCGATTCAAAAAGAATCCGTTTGGCATGCAGATTTCCCCAAGAAAACTCTTGATTGTAGTGTCTTTGGTCTCGGGCACCTTATCTTGGTTTTTCTTGGTCCAATGGTATTTCGACCAAATATTTCTCAGCTACTCCGCTGATAACTCCTGGATATATTTTGGTCTACTCTTATTCTATGGCGTTGGCGCCTTATCAGCTATAATTGGCAGTTCACTAAGCGAAATAATCAACCGCAGAAAAATCCTCGCCTCCTGGATAATATTAGGTGTAGCTGTAACTGCCTCTCTGTTCCTGTTTGAGGGAGACGCGTTCATTGTTATATTGAGTGTGCTCTTAGGGATTTCTTTTGGGTTTGGTTTTCCAAGCTGCGCTGCATTTCTTGCGGATTCAACAGTTCCCGAAGAAAGAGCAAAAGTATCTGGAATAGCAATTCTTCTAACCTTTCTGTTGATTTTTTTGGCCTTTATCGTTATTCCTCTTCTGAATTTTGGGTTAGTGGAGATGGTGTTGTTTTTTGCATGTTTTAGAGCTATCAGCTTAATCGGACTTGTCTTAGACAAATGCGAACGTAAACCGGGAAAAACGGGGTCATGGATTTCTATCTTGTCCTACAAAGACTTCGCCTCATACGTTATCCCTTGGATTCTTTTTAATGCCGCCGCGGGGCTACTGGGCTGGACAAACATTCCCAAAACCCCCGATTTCGAAACTGTTACCTCGCTTGGGATTCCGCTGGCTTATGGTAGCATAGCAATTTTTGGTCTTCTGGGTGGTATCGTTGCGGACCGGTATGGCAGGAAGCAACCGATTATTGTTTTGTTGGTGATGTTTGGTGTGAGTTTTGGGTTGTTAAGCTTCTTTTTGACGCCTTTGACTTTGTTTATTCATTATATTACTTATGGCGTCGCGTGGGGTTTTCTTTTGACGTTATATTTAGCTGTTCCAGGAGATTTGGCGTATGCAGGCTCCAAAGAAAAATTCTACGCAATAGGCATCATGATGCCCCTGCTTGTGTATATGGTTTTGAGTACGGCTCCTCAGTTTCTTCTCATAAGCGTCTCTATTAGTTTTCTTGCCCCTATCCTTAGTATTCTTCTTTTCGCCTCTGTTATCCCTGTATTTCGCGCCGCCGAAACGTTGCCTGAGAATGTGATTCGCAAAAGAAAACTCGATCAGCATTTCAAGAAACTCAACAAACTTATCGAAAAAGAAGAATCAAAATAG